From the Kineococcus rhizosphaerae genome, one window contains:
- a CDS encoding NtaA/DmoA family FMN-dependent monooxygenase (This protein belongs to a clade of FMN-dependent monooxygenases, within a broader family of flavin-dependent oxidoreductases, the luciferase-like monooxygenase (LMM) family, some of whose members use coenzyme F420 rather than FMN.), which yields MFHLGWFTNFSNPPWNHPWAGTEGRDWPRGHAHVEFTRALERACFDYVMLEDSSMVSDAYEGSMRADLKHGLYAPKHDPVALAPMLAAATERIGIVATASTSFYPPWLLARRFATLDHISHGRIGWNVVTSSEDRAAQNHGLDALPPHDERYERADEFVEVVARLWDSWEPDALVLDRDRGVYVDHEKVHVLDHRGKHFATRGPLNLMRPPQGRPVLCQAGGSPRGRDFAARNADTVLAMLSDPDEMKEYRDDVRARMVAIGRDPDDCKIMFITTPVLGDTLEEAQAKAEVMRTPSETKIEVSLAHMSAVSEVDFAAFDLDTPIADLDVRTNGHQSSLASFLKNGNTVREAAIASMNKVLHFVGTPESVAEQMGETMDHVGGDGFLFTGNIGRRFVGGITEGLVPALQRRGLTRTAYNHERFRDNLLDF from the coding sequence ATGTTCCACCTCGGGTGGTTCACCAACTTCAGCAACCCGCCCTGGAACCACCCGTGGGCCGGCACCGAGGGCCGAGACTGGCCCCGCGGCCACGCCCACGTCGAGTTCACCCGCGCCCTCGAACGTGCCTGCTTCGACTACGTCATGCTCGAGGACTCCTCGATGGTGAGCGACGCCTACGAGGGCTCGATGCGCGCCGACCTCAAGCACGGCCTCTACGCCCCCAAGCACGACCCGGTCGCCCTGGCGCCGATGCTGGCCGCCGCCACCGAGCGCATCGGCATCGTCGCCACCGCTTCTACCTCCTTCTACCCGCCGTGGTTGCTGGCCCGCCGGTTCGCCACGCTCGACCACATCTCGCACGGGCGCATCGGCTGGAACGTCGTGACCTCCAGCGAGGACCGCGCCGCGCAGAACCACGGCCTGGACGCACTGCCCCCGCACGACGAGCGCTACGAGCGGGCCGACGAGTTCGTCGAGGTCGTGGCCCGGCTCTGGGACAGCTGGGAACCCGACGCCCTGGTCCTGGACCGGGACCGCGGGGTCTACGTCGACCACGAGAAGGTCCACGTGCTGGACCACCGCGGGAAGCACTTCGCGACCCGCGGACCGCTGAACCTCATGCGCCCACCGCAGGGCCGGCCCGTCCTCTGCCAGGCCGGGGGTTCTCCCCGCGGACGCGACTTCGCCGCCCGCAACGCCGACACCGTCCTGGCGATGCTCTCGGACCCGGACGAGATGAAGGAGTACCGCGACGACGTGCGGGCCCGCATGGTGGCGATCGGCCGCGACCCGGACGACTGCAAGATCATGTTCATCACGACCCCCGTGCTGGGGGACACGCTGGAGGAGGCGCAGGCCAAGGCCGAGGTGATGCGCACCCCGAGCGAGACCAAGATCGAGGTCTCCCTGGCGCACATGTCCGCCGTGAGCGAGGTCGACTTCGCCGCCTTCGACCTGGACACCCCGATCGCCGACCTCGACGTGCGCACCAACGGCCACCAGTCGTCGCTGGCGAGCTTCCTGAAGAACGGGAACACCGTCCGGGAGGCGGCGATCGCGTCGATGAACAAGGTGCTGCACTTCGTGGGAACCCCCGAGTCGGTCGCCGAGCAGATGGGCGAGACGATGGACCACGTCGGCGGCGACGGGTTCCTGTTCACCGGCAACATCGGCCGGCGCTTCGTGGGCGGGATCACCGAGGGCCTCGTCCCGGCCCTGCAACGGCGCGGCCTGACCCGCACCGCGTACAACCACGAACGGTTCCGCGACAACCTGCTCGACTTCTGA